From Erigeron canadensis isolate Cc75 chromosome 5, C_canadensis_v1, whole genome shotgun sequence:
TATTCTGGAACTCATCCATATATGCGCTTTCTATTCAGATAAATAGCCTCAATGTTTACAGTTCAGATTGGGACTTCCAGTTATGTAGGGCTCCGTTTCCTGTAAGCTATATTCTTGAGTTCTGTACTAGTTGAAGCCAAAGAAATCGGCTGTATGAGCATGACTGAAGATGTTCCCCGGCTTGTATAATGTGCTATATCGATAACAAATTCGGCTCCAGCCTCCATGCACATACAGCATGAATCGTGCCTGTATATGTGGTTGCGACTTACTAGGGTAAAATCGAATGCGAAACAAGTAAACGACACTGGACCGGattggtttagtatttttgtCCCCTTGACCTTAAGAAAATGGATAAATCGTTCAGCATGAGGGTAATTGGCCAAATTTGAGCTAAAAGTAACATCAAAGAtcacaccttttttttttcttaaaccttATCCGAGTACATAAGCTAAagcttctatttttttttacccctTCAACtaacttcatttttttgtttAGCCTCCTATCGTCAACGACTAAGAAgtcatatacacatacataaaattaaaaaggtaaataaTAAAGATTCTTATCTAGGCTGGGATAAGTCAAGTTTATAGCTTTGATGTATGAGATTTAACTGGTATTTTTGTGGTTATTATTCAGAGTTTTTCTTCTATCATTTCACGAAATTTATTCAATGAGGTTCAAACTCGGATCTCTTTTGAGACCTTTAAACGCCTTAACCCCAATAGGTCATTATGGACATCGTTAattattacattacatataaactagtttaaaaaatttaattatttcaccTATGAGTATGTACACAACATTAAAGTCTCTAAAATCTTAACAAAGACTAAAATATATCGGATATAAATCACACGAtgctaaaaattaaaacaagttTTTGACCAATAACATGTTCAATTGTTCATTCTAGGtgtaaaataaatttgaaaCATGATAAATAACAGCTTATCAAATAGAAacatgatattcactatcaatGCAACAACACCAAGAGAgatgtataaatattaatgtCAATATCAAGTCAAAACTAACTATAACTCTCAAATGTAacccatatatacatatacatacacacatatataactaTAGATAACAGCCCATTTCTTCGTCTCATAACTGTTACACAAAAATCAGTTAACTTCCCTCTCTTTCAACCACCatcacaccaccaccatgaACCCAACAAACCAcctcattttcttcatcttgaTCACAACCCTCATAAGACCAAACCCATCACTAGCAATCCCTCGAAACACCACATTCGATTTCTCATCACTCCAGCCTGAAAACCTCACTCTCCTCGGCGATTCCCACTTCCAAAACGACGTCGTTAGCCTCACAATCCAATCCGAAACCCCCTCTTCCTCTTCCGGTACCATCATTTACACTGCCCCAATTCGTTTCTCCGATAACCGAACCAATTCCACCACTTCTTTCTCCACAAGTTTCTCATTTTCAATTACTAACTATGGCCCGAATTCCCCTGTTTCCCCTGTTTTGGGTGGTGGGTTATCGTTCTTTATCTCGCCTGGAAATCAGACTCTTGGGTCTCCTGGTGGATATTTGGGTCTTGTGAATGCTTCTATGTTGACCCAAAACAGGTTTATTGCTATAGAATTCGATACACGGCTTGATGCCCATTTTCATGACCCGAATGATAATCATGTTGGGTTGGATATCGATAGCTTGAATTCGATCAAAAGTGTTGATTGTATGTTGTTTGGGATTGATTTAAGAAGTGGGGTTTCTTCTTTTACTTCTTGGATTGATTATTTTCACGAGTTAAAGAATCTCAAAGTGTTTTTGACCCGTTCGCGTTTAAAGCCCGATTCCCCAATTTTGAGTGTGGATATTGATCTTTCGGGctattttgaagaatatatgTATGTGGGCTTTTCGGGTTCAACACAAGGAAGTACAGAGTCTCATTGGATTGAAAGTTGGAGCTTTAACTCATCTGGGATCAAACATTTCAACCCAAAAAACGATAATCCATACAATGTGAGTAGTGAAATGGTTCCAATACAGATTTCGGGTCATTCTGGGTACAGTAAGTACCGTAGAAAACTCGGGTATGGTTTGGGGGTTTCTGGCCCGATGTTTGTTTTCGCAGTTTTAGTACTAGTCGGGTACATTGCAGTTAAAAAATGGAAGGAAATCAAGATTGAAACGAGCATAAAAACCGGGTTTAAAAGAGGACCAAGACAGTTTAGTTACAAAGAACTCAAAATGGCTACAAATAACTTCCATTTGAGTCGAATAATAGGTCATGGTGCATTCGGGATTGTTTATAAGGCCTTCTTGATATCGTCAGGAGCAACTTCTGCAGCTGTGAAAAGATCTATGTGTTCCCCAGAAGCAAAAGACGATTTCTTGGCTGAGTTATCGGTTATAGCGCGTTTAAGACACAAGAATCTTGTTCAGCTACTTGGATGGTGTGTCGAAAAAGGGGAGTTCTTGTTAGTTTACGAGTTAATGCCATACGGGTCAATAGACAAAGTGTTGTATCAAGATCCTGATCTTTTGGGTTTTTTAACATGGAACCGTAGATACAAAATCGCGATTGGGTTAGCTTCTGTTTTAGCTTATCTTCATCAAGAATGTGATAAGTTGGTTATCCATAGAGATATAAAGTCAAGTAATGTAATGCTAGATGAACACTTTAATGCCCGTTTAGGTGATTTCGGGCTGGCCCGTTTGATAGATCATAACAAAAGCCCGGTTTCAACTTTAACAGCTGGGACCATGGGTTATTTGGCCCCTGAGTATCTACACTGTGGAAAAGCAACCGATAAAACCGATGTGTATAGCTACGGTGTGGTGGTGTTAGAAGTGTGTTGTGGACGAAGGCCTATCGAGAAGGAAACTGGGGTCGAAAAGATGGTGAATTTGGTTGATTGGGTGTGGGACTTGTATGCAAAAGATGAGATTTTGGATGCTATTGATGAAAGGCTTAATGGTGAGTTTAATAAGGATGAAGCTAGGAGGTTGTTGATGGTTGGGTTAAGTTGTGTGAACCCGAGAAGCGAAATGAGGCCCACGATGGGTCGAGTGTTGCAAATATTGAACCGCGATGCGGAGGAGGAGATGGCGGTGGTTCCGTTGATGAAACCAAAAGTGAGTTTTTGTGCTAGTTTGCCTTTGAATGTTGAGGATCTTGTGTTTTGTtcggaagatgatgatgatgaacaaGAAAGTGATAGTAGTTGTACGACTTTGGATGGTGGATTTGAGATTCGTATTGAAGGGTCTAGTTTCTAGATATTATCAAGTTTGTTGGATCGATTGTTTGATAATGTAGATTGTTTATGAAAACGATTTATTTTCCCGTCATTGATGTcgcatttttcttttaataacaGATAGATACACTTTACAACATTCTACTTCAAAATACAACTTTACAAACGATGTATACTCTCACATATAATACAACATGGATAGGCCTCGTCGCCTCGACATCAACTTAAACGGCTAAAAGATAACTTGTACTATGAATGTACAAATTCCATTCTTACCATACTTATAATCAATTTAAGCATATTTATAATCAGCATcttttatatacaaaatgattaacaataacaaaataaactttacacttaacatataaacttgtattataaatttataattgttaCAAATTTAAACAGTTTCATTCCATCAACCGTCACATAAACATCTCATTCACTCTATGTTAATCAACATCCAACTTTCATTATTTATGTGAACTCATAATTCTATATGAAACACGTAAATATTCATGTAGACCTTTCATCACACTAAGAGTACTATCAAGTCTCAAATCTAGATACATCAAGAACTTTATACATCtcaaataaaactaataataagtCTATGTCGTTAACAATATACGGTGTGTTGCGTATATCTATTCTCTTTTATCAACGTTAATTCAAATTGATTTAAAGTTTTAGTTGAGACAACTAGTTTCATATAAGAAATATACTTACAATATAACACATTAACAATATTGTTAAAATATACGgtaataatatcataaaatatgcGAATGGGTAACGACCAATCTTACATTGCACATAGATTTTTCTCTAAAGACAAATGACCACTACAATAAATGGAGAGAAATGATTAACAACAAtgttattgttttaaaaaaaatatatcaatcattaaaacgataaataaaaaacataattttataacaaaataactAACATTTACTCATTACCATTATTGACCTTTGAAACCAAAAATCTTATCTTACACTCGTAATAAGTAATATAGTTGGATCAAGTAATTAACATTTGTGTTTCTGGATAAAGAGGTCAAAGATTGGATTGAGATCAAGAGTTGATGATCTTAATAGATGTAAAACTGTTTACACCttttctatctatatctatatctatactctcttataaagcatattggacatctattttaggaaattaagcatatttttcaGTATTTCCATAATACCCCTTACACccttacttaaacataaaacccttatatatatatatatatatccctttTTCCCCATTCTTTCTAATCATTATACGTTCTCATCAACATTCTATCATCCTTCGCACCGTCCTCTTTTTCCACCGCCCCCTCGATTTCCACCACAACCTTCCTTTTATATTGTCTACGCTTTCTaaccgctgcaacgcgcagaCACTATGCTCGTATTAAGAACAAGTAAAAGCCTACATTAATTTTACTTGCTCTTATATTTTCTTATCTTACAATAACTAATAATCGAAGAAGAAAAGTAAAAATCAAAGTGTACTAATCacaaaaattaagattaaaaacttaaaaattgtAGGTCGGTTAAATCTCCTTTTAATCATCATTTTCACTATATATCCTTCCTTCCTTTCTTCCTTGCCTTGCCTTACTTAAACTAAttcctttcttctttctctcatCTTTTTTGTTCTTCCCCTTATCTCTCTCACTGTCAATTACTTACAcaatttctatatctatatatccatctatatatttacctatctatataaatatatatctgtatctatctaATCAACCGCCGTTTcgcacacttaaaaaaaaaaaccctcaccTTCCAAAAAAccctataattaattaatttatcaatcATTAAATCTGATCCGATTTTAATTTTACGATCATCGATCGGGTTTTGTGTGTGACAAATGCtaatttttgattgatttcaaTATGAAGTTGCGTAGACGGAGAGTATCAGAAGTGGTAACTGCTGCTGCTTATTactatcattatttttttttttattaaaatttgattttttatttgttttgaggTTTGCTGTAGGTTAGggtttattgatatatttttattttatttttcttttaatttacttGATGATTAGATTATATGATTTTTTGATTGATAGATACTTAAGTTGGCAAGTCtgattttgatatgattttatgaattaatttgTTTCGTATATAGTTTCGGTCACTAGCTGCTTTAGGATTAGGATGCATTAGCGTTTGAAGTTTGATAATGAATGAgtataatacttaaaaaaaaaaacatgcattGGTAAGGGATCGATGACGCAGCAGTGAGTGTCGAAAGCTAAAATCGTTAAAATGAAACTGTGATCAATCTGTTATAAGGGTCTGTGCTATTTTAACTTGTAAACTgttacttttatataatttatgagTTTTTTAGGTATAATATGTAACATTTTCCAGCATGTAATTTTTGTATATTGAGATCGCCAGTATGATTTCTATGATAGGGATAGGTTGCATAattgtttgaagtttgaaaaTGAACGATGAATGAGTACAATACATAAAAATCATGCCTTGGACCGTTGTGAATCGTATGCTCACCATATAATACATCATGGTGATCAATGTGTTACGAGTCTGTATATTATAGCTTTTGTGGTAGAATATGTGATTCTCTTTGTGGAGGGATGTTTATGATTTGTTATTATAATTTGTGTGCAATCCTTGATGATATGTTTGTATGTTTTCTCTTGTGTATCAGCCTCCAAAAATCAAGTCTTTCATCAATGGGGTAATAGCTACTCCGCTTGAAAATATTGAAGAGCCCTTGAAAGGCTTCTTTTGGGACTTTGACAAGGTACTCTTGAATTCTGTTTTGTTTGATATATACTTGCATATTGTTGTTTATATCGCTGTTTATCGTGATGATTGTTTTATATACAGGGAGACTTTCATCACTGGCTTGAGCTATTTAACTACTTCGATACCTTCTTTGAGAAATACATAAAACCCAGGAAAGATTTGCAAGTTGAGGATGATTTCCTGGCGTCTGACCCTCCTTTCCCAAGGGAGGCTGTCCTGCAGATTTTACGTGTTGTACGAATTATTTTGGACAATTGCACAAATAAGCACTTCTATAGCTCCTATGAGGTAATTTTTTTACAAGTTATAATTTATGTAATTACACTGTTCTTAAAAGCCCTGCTTAGGACTGCTTAAGCATCCCTCTTGGCATTACGCATCCTTTCACTGCTTTGATCAATTCAGGTCACTTAAATGGCTCCAAGTAGTTAAGCAAcctcttaattttttaattagaaaTTACCCATTGAATTGAGTGTTCAAAAACTAAGAAGAAATGAACCTACCTTTCCTGCCTTGTCTTCAGTCCATTTATCCTTGTTTTGGAGGGAATTTGCACGAGTCTTTCTTCAAACCTGTACAAAATTTCAGTTGTTGTATTTTTATGTAATTGAGtagttatttttttctttactagTGAAGTTTTCTGCTTGTGGCTCTGCTTAAGCTTTCACTCAAAGTCCAACCTTAGTTATCTAAGTACCTAGGTCACTCAAATACCTCAATATGCTTAACACTTTCTAGAAGGCTACTTGTTTATATTACCAAATTGTTAGCTACTAACACTGTAAATTCATATGTACATGTATGTAGTTTATGTATAACATGTGTTCAGTATATTTTATAAgctcaaacacattatttcATCCTCTAATTGTTTCTTAGAAACGCAAAATCTAGACTTTGTTATTGTGTATTGAATacaagtctttttcttcttctcataaaaaagaaaaaaagggggggggggggggttgttaAAAGTGGCTACGTTAAAGAGAAATCAATGCGATGAACAAAAATATGAATGATACTTAACTGTATTAAGTTATAGCTATAGGACTAATTTCTATGCTTAGCATGCTTTATTTTTCTTGGAGTCTATAGAGTTTTTTGAACTTGTTTTAGCCCATATGGTACATTAGCAAGGGTGGAGCTGTGATTGGATGGCTCAACAGAAGTAAAGAAGAATCATAACTGGACCGTAATAGTAATTAGGGATGGTCAATTATAATAATCCTTGAACTATATATACTGGTTTCAGAGTTAGGCCCTAACTGCAATATTTTGTGGTCCTGATTGTGTGCTTTAAAATAGTAGCGACTTAATGATCCTCATGTTGGAAGGCCAAAGGAATTTCATCCCAGATAGTTGATGTAGGATGGAATCCAGCTGGCAAGAGTTTTTTGGACAGTCAATTAGTTTGTGCTTCTTTAATGCTCTTCTGACACCCACCCACCCTTGAAAGCTTTTTATGTGGATtgattgtattatatatatatatattttacgtaTAAATATTAAACTGTATTATTATTGATTCTGAAATTATACAATGCAGAATCACCTTTCCTCCCTGCTGGTTTCCACGGATGCAGATGTAGTGGAAGCCTGTCTGCAAACTTTGTCAGCTTTCTTAAAGAAGTCAATTGGTAAACATGTTATAAGAAATGTATCTCTAAACTCAAAGCTATTTGCTTTTGCCCAAGGCTGGGGTGGAAAAGATGAGGGGCTTGGATTGGTTGCATGTGCCCTAGAGAATGTATCTGACCCAGTAGCTCAGGAGTTGGGTAGCACCCTCCATTTTGAGTTCTATGAAATGAATGACACGTTAAAGGAAGAGGGTTCAACTCAAGGCTTACAAATAATCCATTTGCCTAAAATCAATACCCACGAACAGTCTGATCTTGAGCTTCTGCACAAGTTAGTTGAAGAGTATAAAGTACCATGTAGTTTAAGATTCTCACTTTTGACAAGATTACGTTTTGCAAGAGCTTTTAGCTCTTTTTCTGCTCGACAACAGTACACTTGTATTCGCTTGCATGCGTTCATAGTTCTTGTACAAGCATGCGGTGACACTGATGATCTGGTTACCTTTTTAAACACGGAGCCTGAGTTCATCAATGAATTGGTCACATTGTTGAGCTATGAAGATGCAGTCCCTGAAAAAATTCGGATATTAAGTCTGTTTTCATTGGTGGCTCTTAGTCAAGACCGCCCCCGCCAGCCAATGGTACTGTCCGCTGTAACATCCGGTGGGCATCGTGGCATACTATCAAGCCTCATGCAAAAGGCCATTGATGCCGTAGTCAGTAAATCATCTAAATGGTCTGTTCTGTTTGCCGAGGCTCTACT
This genomic window contains:
- the LOC122602171 gene encoding probable L-type lectin-domain containing receptor kinase S.7 → MNPTNHLIFFILITTLIRPNPSLAIPRNTTFDFSSLQPENLTLLGDSHFQNDVVSLTIQSETPSSSSGTIIYTAPIRFSDNRTNSTTSFSTSFSFSITNYGPNSPVSPVLGGGLSFFISPGNQTLGSPGGYLGLVNASMLTQNRFIAIEFDTRLDAHFHDPNDNHVGLDIDSLNSIKSVDCMLFGIDLRSGVSSFTSWIDYFHELKNLKVFLTRSRLKPDSPILSVDIDLSGYFEEYMYVGFSGSTQGSTESHWIESWSFNSSGIKHFNPKNDNPYNVSSEMVPIQISGHSGYSKYRRKLGYGLGVSGPMFVFAVLVLVGYIAVKKWKEIKIETSIKTGFKRGPRQFSYKELKMATNNFHLSRIIGHGAFGIVYKAFLISSGATSAAVKRSMCSPEAKDDFLAELSVIARLRHKNLVQLLGWCVEKGEFLLVYELMPYGSIDKVLYQDPDLLGFLTWNRRYKIAIGLASVLAYLHQECDKLVIHRDIKSSNVMLDEHFNARLGDFGLARLIDHNKSPVSTLTAGTMGYLAPEYLHCGKATDKTDVYSYGVVVLEVCCGRRPIEKETGVEKMVNLVDWVWDLYAKDEILDAIDERLNGEFNKDEARRLLMVGLSCVNPRSEMRPTMGRVLQILNRDAEEEMAVVPLMKPKVSFCASLPLNVEDLVFCSEDDDDEQESDSSCTTLDGGFEIRIEGSSF